A window of Fusarium falciforme chromosome 1, complete sequence genomic DNA:
TCTCAAGCAGAGCTTGGTGAAGATGGGCTCGGTGGAAACGCGCGGTAAAATGCTTCTTGGTGGTGACCGTCTTGTGCACATCGCGGTCGATGACTTCCTCGGTCTTCCAGTGTCGGTAGATCATGGGGTAGTCTGACTCTTGACGCTGAGACACACCCTCGGCGAGGGCATTCTCAACCCCAAGCTTCTCCAGAGTCCTCAGGCCATTGGGACCCAGGGCAATGCTGGCGCCAATCTCCTTGAACTCTGGGGCGCGCTCGTAGACCTGGACGCTGACTTGAGGGTGTTTGAGAAGGGCAATTGCGGTAATAAGCCCGGCGATTCCTCCTCCGGCGATAGCGATCTCGAGCTTGGGAGATGTAGACGCGGCTTGCTCGCCGGTGTTGGTTgtggtggccatgatgagtgTGCTTGTAGTCAACTCTGTTCCTCTTTGCCGGTCAGCATGGCAGGACCCCAGAAGTAGGAGAGTATGGCGAGTTTGAATATCTATATGATAACGGTCGGTGTATTACAAACCCGGAGCCGAAGACGCAGGTTGCACTGCGATGCTATCTCGAGCACGCCATCCGTAATCCCCGCCTATTCCCCACGCGCGCTTAGTTCTCGGCGTAGATAGCCAATACAGATGAGGGGTTTCGGTGCTATAGGCAATGATGCCATCAGCGCATTCGATGGTGAGGACCGAAATCGCAGGGCATGCTGCTATTGTCAATCCACGAATCACGACTGGTGCTCGTATCATGAGCTGTCGCGCTTGACACTGAGTTAACAGGTATAATATTTTCAGTCTTTGAGACGTACCTTATGGCTTGGCTACAGCGTTATTCGTGTTGAGGTTGACCTAAAAACTTTCATGGCCGGCAAATGGTGGTATCTCGAGGTTGGTCCCAAAGTCTTAGCCAGTCACCATCAGGAAACGATGATCCAAGATCGTTGTAGTTTTTGGCTCAGGTGGCAGTCAGAGAATAAACTCAATGGCAATTGCATCCTCGAGCTTTGCCTCTAGGGAGATAGCCGTCCTCCTACGCCAATggaagaggccgagatgcTTCTTGGTTACCCCCTTCTTCAGGGCAGGGCTTCGGGACAGCTAaacaaagacaagacagCTGCCATAGAACTGAAGCTTGTGCCTGTGTTTCTGTGGCACGATAACAAGTAAATATGCTTTGTAACCACAATAAATGACGGTGCGATAGCCTTGAAGGACAGTAAAGAGAATGGAAAGAATAAAGGCGTGATACCCTCAACACTATTTCGGAGGCTTGGACTCTACAAATTTGGACTAGCCCTCAAAGGAATAGCGCCCAAGCGTCTCATGAGTACCTCGCCCTCAGGGTGAAAACGACGCGCTAGGAAGTAAACGGGCGTGGTGGTCAGTGAAAGCCTAACTCGCGAGTCCAGGTTGAATGGCCTAATGCAGGTTTCGTGGTTGTACCAGTTACCTGAATAAGAGCCCTCAAGGTTGAGGAATACTCACGTGATAACGTGGAAATTCGCACGTCTCACTCAAACCCGTGTGACGCAATTGGTTAGCGTGTCAGACTTTTAATCTGAAAGTTCGTGGTTCGAGTCCGCGCACgggtgttttttttttgcatCTTTTTGCTATTgtttttaatctcttttacCCTGTGATGTTTGACGGCGATACTCCTGATGGTGATTGATGTCTTGGCGAAGAAAAAGCTGTTAGATGCCGCTTGCTTGGTCTATGTGGTAGGCCTTGTTATTGTACTATAGTCACTATTAATTTGATGCGATGGAGGACAGGTGGGAATCACACCACAAAGTGTTCTTGTTGTGACCATGAACCTACTCATGGACCTTGGCAAACTCCCAAAGGGTCCCCCCATCTCTCTCCGCAACAACACCACGCCCATTACTCCGCGCCGACACCTGCCACAGCGTCCACCAGTGAAGGCACTGAATCCAGTAGTATCCACCCTTTTGCCTACTAAGCGTGAAGCTTTCCCACCCTTTATGGTGAGGAACCTTGGCATAAAAGTCCCACCAGATATCACGACCCAGAAAACCTCGTCCGGCGACGTTCTTGAACCCTTTGAAGCCATCCCTTTCGGTGCAGAGCCACTGTGAACATTCTGAGATGGGCTTGTCGGTGTTTAGGTgctcaagatggagatgccCATCCTGGCAGGTTAGGATGCGGTTTTGGGACttgtcgatgatgaggaacGTGTCGTTGGGTCGAGGATCGGATAGACGGGTTACTCTGAGTGAGCCAAGGTGCTCGGCCATGTTGTTTTGGAATTCATTAAtcgaggatgagcttggaGTTATGCTTGACGAATGGAGCCATTCCTGTATTGACGGATCCCCTGTATAAGTCGTGGGTGTCATGACGCCATCGGCCGACAACGAGCTCGTTGCAGCTGATTCAGCATCGTGTGCGTCGGTGATGATAGCCATGTTTCGGCTGGTTTAATCGGATGTATGTAAGGTTTTGTTGCTTGACGGCAGGAAAGACAACCATCGTAATTATTGAACCCCGCACCGAGCTGCCAAATGCCAGCCGGCTGTGGGCTTATCACGTGGTCTTATTTGCACAGCCAGCTGTGCACGTAACGGTCGCCGGAGCCAGGGTGCTGAACAAGTGGCTTGCCTTTGTGAGATGGATCGTATCCAACGAAAGACTAACTAAGCAAAATGTTTATAAGGGTGAGCCACTATATACAGGTGTGGAGTTATAGCGCTCTGAGTGCCTCGGGGGACGATGGTAAAAGTCCTCGAAGTTTGGTAGAAGACTGAACTGGTCGCTTGTCAAGGCCTCCGACCGCGATCCAAGAACCCAGCCACAGACACGATCTGGTTGGAAAAGAGTGTGCCTGGGGGTAGTAAGGCTCTATCGTGTGGTGGAGTTAGGCTTGATTATATCAGCGTATCATTGGGAGAGCTTCGCCTTAGTAACAGGtgtaattataagtagaagTAGAATGTATAGAGTCCTttcgatcttctggctcagttaacccatcaagggccgggcttcaactataacaaagaacacattatcaacacattatagcatcatatcccaatgctaacacagtggccgTATAGAGTCCTTTCAATTTTTAAAAGTTCTATGTGCAGTCGCCACTTTTGTGTTGAATTCCTAGTGCCTGTATGCCCAGAAGTTACAATAGACATCGCAATGCGGTCCACACTGAGACTGCAACTATGGGTATAGTTGGGACTttgttgaggatggcgataAGCTTGCTGTCGGAGGACTACTGTTTCTTCTGTGTATTGCCAGCCAAATTAAAAGATCACAATTGGTTCCGGGAATGGTCTATGCCGATCAGTGATAAAGAGCTTCGCTGTGCTTCTGCAAAACGCTAACAGTCCCAAGGGAAGCTTAATGCTCCAGTTGCAATGCCGTTTACTCTCCAGTAGTACAAGGTCTGCCTATCACCTTCAGAATTGCTCCATACATCGGCCATACCATTGGTTTGTTTACTGCATATCTATGTACTGACGTTGGATATTGTCCCCTAATGATACCAGGGCCATATGGCAACTAGCCATCAGCTGCTTGATAGAAGAAGCTCCTTAACCTCACAATTCCAGATAACCGAGGCTTCTGAAGCAAAAGTCCGTGCTCTTGTTTCGGTTGTATGGATCTCACCAAGATGATGCGCAGATGTTGCGGTGAAACGGACAACTCAACCCTGCGTGCTAGCTGGCATCGGACCATGGGTGGGGTGATCACATGACTTGAGATGGACAAATAAAACCACCAAGGGAGATGCAAACCCCTCCTCCCAAGTATCCATTCTCAACAACAATTCAACAAGATCCACCGAGTGATATTGCCCCATCAACAACTTGTGAGACACCTTGCAGCAGATGTTGACACAGGAAGCTCACACGATCCACTGCAGAACTCATATCTCAGCAATTTATCCATCATGGTCTACACAATCGTCGTTCACCTCTACGCCAAGGATGACCAGGAGTGCATCGATAAGCTTTcggccaagctcatcgaggCTAGCCGGGTCTACTCCAAGGACCAGGAAACCATTTCTTGGTTTGTGATGCAGGACATCAAGGATCCCCGTGCCTTCACAATTGTTGAGCGATATGAGCAAGAGAGCGTGCGTATCTTACTGTGGCAAACTTCTAGTGTGACTACTGACTTGGAGCGATTCAGAGCCAGAAATATCACCTCGAGAACCCCTACTGGAAGACCTTTGATCCTTACGTCATTCCCCTGTTGGAGAAGCCCATGGACCTCAGGAGactggaggagcttgatACCAGCAAGGATGTTGTCGTCCCGGAGTAAAAGCTTGGCTGAGTAGAGCTGTCATATCTAAATAACCTCTCATAGGGGCttctttttagtcttttCTATTGCATGCATCAGAAGACTTATACCTAGCTGCATCATAAGAGgtcattattattatctgcAACAATGACAAGATATCATTAATGCAGATAATAATTATGACCTACGATGATGCAGCTAGGTATAAGTCTTCTGATGCATGCAATAGAAATGGTGTTTTCTAATATAGTTGAAGctcggcccttgatgggataaccgAGCGAATAGATAGTCGTATTACAACAACTAGATGATCTAACGAGAAATTCGAATGACACAAAAACGTCGTTCATGAAGGAACCCCCAGAGTTCCTCGCTTAAACTGTTCTGTATTAAGTGGAGTGTTCACACTATACCCAAACGCCGTCTGAAAGCACCTGATGTAACCTGGCCTATAAATCCTGCTGAAATCTGGCAAAAGACCTACTGGTTGTATTTGAGCTCTGGGTAATCCGGCAATGGCCAGCCGCCCTTCTCCTCGCTCGAAAACCTCGAGAACAATGCGGGAATGCGAAGAAGACAAACCAACCAGGCAACCCAGTGAATAATAGCGACGCCCCAGTGCGAGTCGGGGATTGTCATCCGAACAGCAGTTACGTTCACGTTCTGGATCTCATTGACGAATGGGCGCAGTGTTTTGTCGTAGTTTGCCAAGGCCAGAGATAGGTCGTCTGGGTTTCGACTCAGTTCACCCGCCAGCACGTATGCTCCAACAAAGCTGCCCGTAGTTCCCATGCCGCTGAAGGGGGATGGACAATGTGCTGCGTCTCCTAATAATACCACCCGGCCTTTGTGCCATGTGTCAACACAAACCTGAACCACCTCTTGGCTGTAAAAGTTGTCTGTCGTCTTCATGCCTTCAAGAAACCGATCCGACTGCCAGCCGCATCCCTGAAACTTTTGGGCCCAGAACTCTTGTTGTTGCTCAACCGATGCCCTGTGTATACTGGCTGTTTCAGGAGTATCGTCTTTGAGAACGAAGTAGACTTGGGTTTCCGTTGGGTTATGACTTCTGCGCATAATCATTCGGCCGCCAGCAGCAAGATATGTCCTGCGAATATTGTTGTCTGCCTCCTCACGCGGGATGAAGTAGTAGGCCATGTGAAGGCCCAGGTGACGGTAAGGATCTTGCACTCCAGGGTGAATTGCCTTCCGGATTCTTGACCCTTGGCCGTCTGCTCCAACCAAGAGATCGAAAGTGTCGGATGTCCCATCGGAGAAGTGGGCAAGAACTTGCTTCTCATCCTGGTCGAAGCTATCGACGGTCTTGTTGAAGACGTATTTAACTTTGTCCTTCGTTTCATCGTACAATAACCGAACAAGATCCCCTCGCATAATCTCGTACTCGGATGTCAGAGACTGAGCACCCTTCCCTGACGTGTTGGCCATGATTGTCCCGATGACTTTGCCGTTCGAGTCAACGAATGACACGCCGGCTTCATCAACTAGCCTTGACCG
This region includes:
- a CDS encoding FAD-binding-3 domain-containing protein; translated protein: MAPLRILICGGGCAGPALAFWLVRDGHHVTVVERFPALRATGAQIDLREQGIEVVKRMGLLDAVRSRLVDEAGVSFVDSNGKVIGTIMANTSGKGAQSLTSEYEIMRGDLVRLLYDETKDKVKYVFNKTVDSFDQDEKQVLAHFSDGTSDTFDLLVGADGQGSRIRKAIHPGVQDPYRHLGLHMAYYFIPREEADNNIRRTYLAAGGRMIMRRSHNPTETQVYFVLKDDTPETASIHRASVEQQQEFWAQKFQGCGWQSDRFLEGMKTTDNFYSQEVVQVCVDTWHKGRVVLLGDAAHCPSPFSGMGTTGSFVGAYVLAGELSRNPDDLSLALANYDKTLRPFVNEIQNVNVTAVRMTIPDSHWGVAIIHWVAWLVCLLRIPALFSRFSSEEKGGWPLPDYPELKYNQ
- a CDS encoding ABM domain-containing protein codes for the protein MVYTIVVHLYAKDDQECIDKLSAKLIEASRVYSKDQETISWFVMQDIKDPRAFTIVERYEQESSQKYHLENPYWKTFDPYVIPLLEKPMDLRRLEELDTSKDVVVPE